In Pleuronectes platessa chromosome 5, fPlePla1.1, whole genome shotgun sequence, a single genomic region encodes these proteins:
- the apbb1 gene encoding amyloid beta precursor protein binding family B member 1 has product MGGHDDEEMPYLVNKQKQDEELKNKLNDSSHWCDQETTGNNAKWVKEGRNQLRKVAENHQDQDHNCNISQNGNKEEFPHQNTSQEEQQENEEQTKSPKITMTPGLSQEESKIILNEPLLIDTLESTEEKDKEREEDGKDKDNNSEEDEETSVDTSGETVTEDQSDVESQKEGGIVGRNACLLFSNMNGTPSDEETSWPALSQDNTADSTPNGNRDSFWDSSAFETDTDLPSGWMRVRDTSGTYYWHIPTGTTQWEPPSPLGKVGDSMMSSTMSLETTPCEEPEESWAQLSSTDEGAGDAELWKEEGEVASDQSLKEFEGATLRYASINLNYNYSQSEEDEKLAPLSTDIETKCFAVRSLGWVEMSEEDMAPGKSSVAVNNCIRQLSYHKHNLHDTAGIWGEGKDMLMVLENDTMNLIDPLGQTLLHAQPIGSIRVWGVGRDNGRDFAYVARDNLTQVLKCHVFRCDSPAKNIATSLHEMCSKIMLERKATRPGVSRLNSDPDKPMVFPVEEFPVPKNELFQRFHVYYLGCENVAKPVGVEIINDAIEAAMHGKDKNDWTPVSVDVAPATLTILSKQNDEVLSENRVRFLSFMGVGKDVHSFAFIMAEGPRDFNCHMFWCEPNAASLSEAVQAACMLRYQKCLDARPPSLASCLPTPPADSVARRVKKGVQSLLGSFKSYRSGSQSP; this is encoded by the exons ATGGGCGgccatgatgatgaagaaatgCCATATCTCGTGAACAAGCAAAAGCAAGACGAGGAGCTGAAGAACAAGCTGAATGACAGCAGCCACTGGTGCGACCAGGAGACCACCGGAAACAACGCCAAATGGGTGAAGGAAGGCCGGAACCAGCTGCGGAAGGTGGCAGAGAAtcaccaggaccaggaccacaACTGCAACATCAGCCAGAATGGGAACAAGGAAGAGTTCCCTCACCAGAACACCTCTCAGGAAGAACAGCAGGAAAACGAGGAGCAGACTAAATCTCCAAAAATCACGATGACCCCTGGGCTCAGTCAGGAGGAGTCCAAGATCATCCTCAATGAGCCGCTACTCATCGACACTCTGGAGTCCacagaggagaaggacaaggagagggaagaggatggtaaagacaaagacaacaattcagaggaagatgaggagacaTCAGTCGATACCAGTGGAGAGACAGTGACAGAAGATCAGAGTGATGTGGAGTCTCAGAAGGAGGGCGGCATTGTGGGGAGAAACgcctgcctcctcttctccaaCATGAACGGGACACCGAGTGATGAAGAGACCAGCTGGCCCGCACTGTCTCAGGACAACACGGCTGACAGCACTCCCAATGGCAACAGAG ATTCCTTTTGGGACTCTAGTGCTtttgagacagacacagacctgCCCTCAGGATGGATGAGAGTGCGAGATACATCAGGCACTTACTACTGGCACATCCCCACAGGCACCACCCAGTGGGAGCCTCCTTCACCCCTGGGTAAAGTTGGTGATTCCATGATGTCATCAACTATGTCACTGGAGACTACTCCCTGTGAGGAGCCTGAG GAATCATGGGCTCAACTCTCCAGCACAGATGAAGGAGCGGGTGATGCAGAATTGTGGAAG GAAGAGGGCGAAGTTGCATCTGATCAAAGTCTGAAGGAGTTTGAAGGAGCAACTCTACGCTATGCATCCATCAATCTCAA CTACAATTACTCCCAGTCTGAGGAAGATGAGAAGCTCGCTCCACTCTCCACAGACATAGAAACTAAG TGTTTTGCGGTGCGTTCGCTGGGCTGGGTGGAGATGTCTGAGGAGGACATGGCACCGGGCAAGAGTAGCGTGGCTGTCAACAACTGCATCAGGCAGCTGTcttatcacaaacacaaccttcaTGACACAGCTGGTATCTGGGGAgag GGTAAGGACATGTTGATGGTGCTGGAGAACGACACCATGAACTTGATCGACCCACTGGGACAGACTCTGCTTCATGCTCAGCCGATCGGCAGCATCCGTGTCTGGGGTGTGGGCAGAGACAACGGCAG GGATTTTGCTTATGTGGCTCGGGACAACTTGACCCAAGTTCTGAAGTGTCATGTCTTCCGCTGTGACTCACCTGCCAAGAACATCGCCACCAGCCTACATGAGATGTGCTCAAAG ATAATGTTGGAGAGAAAGGCAACCAGGCCAGGAGTGAGCAGACTCAACTCTGACCCAGATAAACCCATGGTTTTCCCAGTTGAAG AGTTTCCGGTTCCAAAAAATGAACTCTTCCAGCGCTTCCATGTTTATTATCTTGGTTGTGAGAATGTGGCGAAGCCAGTCG gtgTGGAAATAATCAATGACGCGATAGAGGCAGCAATGCATGGCAAAGATAAAAATGATTGGACTCCTGTCTCTGTGGATGTTGCACCAGCGACACTCACAATACTTTCAAAACAG AATGACGAGGTTCTGTCAGAGAACCGGGTGCGTTTCCTGTCTTTCATGGGAGTTGGGAAGGATGTCCACTCTTTTGCTTTCATCATGGCCGAGGGTCCACGAGATTTTAACTGTCACATGTTTTGGTGCGAGCCCAACGCTGCCAGTCTGAGTGAGGCTGTCCAGGCTGCGTGCATG CTTCGCTACCAGAAGTGTTTGGATGCACGTCCGCCCAGCCTCGCCTCCTGCCTGCCCACTCCTCCTGCTGACTCTGTGGCTCGACGTGTCAAGAAAGGAGTGCAGAGTCTGCTGGGCAGCTTTAAGAGCTACAGGTCAGGCTCTCAATCCCCCTGA
- the LOC128439662 gene encoding integrin-linked protein kinase isoform X1 — protein sequence MDDIFTQCREGNAVAVRLWLDNTENDLNQGDDHGFSPLHWACREGRSSVVDMLIMRGARINVMNRGDDTPLHLAASHGHQDIVGKLIQCKADTNAANEHGNTPMHYACFWGQDKVAEDLVTNGAQVSICNKYGETPLDKGKPHLRELLREKAEKLGQNMVKIPFKDTFWKGTTRTRPRNGTLNKHAGVDFKQLHLVAKLNENQSGELWQGRWQGNEIVVKVLKVRDWTTRKSRDFNEEYPKLRIFSHPNVLPMVGACQSPPAPHPIIITHWMPYGSLYNVLHEGTNFVVDQTQAVKFALDIACGMGFLHTLDPMIPRHFLNSKSVMIDEDMTARISMADVKFSFQCPGRMYSPAWVAPEALQKKPEDINRRSADMWSFAILLWELVTREVPYADLSNMEIGMKVSLEGLRPTIPPGISPHICKLMKICMNEDPAKRPKFDMIVPILEKMQDK from the exons ATGGATGACATCTTCACGCAGTGCAGGGAAGGCAATGCCGTCGCAGTTCGATTATGGTTGGACAATACGGAGAATGACCTCAACCAAGG AGATGACCACGGCTTCAGCCCTCTCCACTGGGCCTGTAGGGAAGGACGCTCCAGTGTGGTGGACATGCTTATCATGAGAGGAGCTCGCATTAACGTCATGAACCGTGGAGATGACACACCTCTTCATCTTGCCGCCAGCCATGGGCATCAAGACATTGTGGGAAAG ctGATCCAGTGCAAAGCAGACACAAATGCAGCCAATGAGCATGGGAACACACCAATGCATTATGCCTGCTTCTGGGGCCAAGACAAAGTGGCTGAG GACCTGGTGACTAATGGGGCACAAGTGAGCATCTGTAACAAATATGGTGAAACTCCCCTGGACAAAGGCAAACCTCACCTACGTGAACTCCTAAGAG AAAAGGCTGAGAAATTGGGACAGAACATGGTTAAAATCCCTTTCAAGGACACATTCTGGAAAGGCACCACCAGAACACGACCCC GCAATGGCACTTTGAACAAACATGCAGGCGTCGACTTCAAACAGCTTCATCTCGTTGCTAAACTaaatgagaaccaatcaggagag TTGTGGCAGGGACGCTGGCAGGGGAACGAAATTGTTGTTAAGGTGCTAAAGGTGCGTGACTGGACCACGAGGAAAAGCCGAGACTTTAATGAGGAGTATCCCAAACTCAG GATATTTTCCCACCCGAATGTCCTGCCCATGGTGGGAGCATGTCAGTCTCCTCCCGCCCCTCAccccatcatcatcacacactgGATGCCTTATGGCTCCCTCTACAACGTGCTGCATGAAGGCACCA ACTTTGTGGTGGATCAGACGCAGGCAGTGAAGTTTGCTCTGGACATTGCTTGTGGAATGGGCTTCCTACACACACTCGACCCCATGATCCCTCGCCACTTTCTCAACAGCAAAAGTGTTATG ATAGATGAAGACATGACAGCCAGGATCAGCATGGCAGACGTCAAGTTCTCCTTCCAGTGTCCTGGCAGGATGTACTCGCCTGCATGGGTAGCCCCTGAGG CCCTGCAGAAGAAACCAGAAGATATCAACCGCCGGTCAGCAGACATGTGGAGCTTTGCTATCCTGCTGTGGGAGCTGGTGACCAGAGAGGTTCCCTATGCGGACCTGTCCAACATGGAAATAGGCATGAAG GTTTCCTTGGAGGGTTTGAGGCCCACTATCCCCCCCGGCATCTCACCACACATTTGCAAGCTCATGAAGATCTGCATGAATGAAGATCCAGCTAAGAGGCCTAAGTTTGACATGATTGTGCCAATTCTGGAAAAAATGCAGgacaagtaa
- the LOC128439662 gene encoding integrin-linked protein kinase isoform X2, protein MLIMRGARINVMNRGDDTPLHLAASHGHQDIVGKLIQCKADTNAANEHGNTPMHYACFWGQDKVAEDLVTNGAQVSICNKYGETPLDKGKPHLRELLREKAEKLGQNMVKIPFKDTFWKGTTRTRPRNGTLNKHAGVDFKQLHLVAKLNENQSGELWQGRWQGNEIVVKVLKVRDWTTRKSRDFNEEYPKLRIFSHPNVLPMVGACQSPPAPHPIIITHWMPYGSLYNVLHEGTNFVVDQTQAVKFALDIACGMGFLHTLDPMIPRHFLNSKSVMIDEDMTARISMADVKFSFQCPGRMYSPAWVAPEALQKKPEDINRRSADMWSFAILLWELVTREVPYADLSNMEIGMKVSLEGLRPTIPPGISPHICKLMKICMNEDPAKRPKFDMIVPILEKMQDK, encoded by the exons ATGCTTATCATGAGAGGAGCTCGCATTAACGTCATGAACCGTGGAGATGACACACCTCTTCATCTTGCCGCCAGCCATGGGCATCAAGACATTGTGGGAAAG ctGATCCAGTGCAAAGCAGACACAAATGCAGCCAATGAGCATGGGAACACACCAATGCATTATGCCTGCTTCTGGGGCCAAGACAAAGTGGCTGAG GACCTGGTGACTAATGGGGCACAAGTGAGCATCTGTAACAAATATGGTGAAACTCCCCTGGACAAAGGCAAACCTCACCTACGTGAACTCCTAAGAG AAAAGGCTGAGAAATTGGGACAGAACATGGTTAAAATCCCTTTCAAGGACACATTCTGGAAAGGCACCACCAGAACACGACCCC GCAATGGCACTTTGAACAAACATGCAGGCGTCGACTTCAAACAGCTTCATCTCGTTGCTAAACTaaatgagaaccaatcaggagag TTGTGGCAGGGACGCTGGCAGGGGAACGAAATTGTTGTTAAGGTGCTAAAGGTGCGTGACTGGACCACGAGGAAAAGCCGAGACTTTAATGAGGAGTATCCCAAACTCAG GATATTTTCCCACCCGAATGTCCTGCCCATGGTGGGAGCATGTCAGTCTCCTCCCGCCCCTCAccccatcatcatcacacactgGATGCCTTATGGCTCCCTCTACAACGTGCTGCATGAAGGCACCA ACTTTGTGGTGGATCAGACGCAGGCAGTGAAGTTTGCTCTGGACATTGCTTGTGGAATGGGCTTCCTACACACACTCGACCCCATGATCCCTCGCCACTTTCTCAACAGCAAAAGTGTTATG ATAGATGAAGACATGACAGCCAGGATCAGCATGGCAGACGTCAAGTTCTCCTTCCAGTGTCCTGGCAGGATGTACTCGCCTGCATGGGTAGCCCCTGAGG CCCTGCAGAAGAAACCAGAAGATATCAACCGCCGGTCAGCAGACATGTGGAGCTTTGCTATCCTGCTGTGGGAGCTGGTGACCAGAGAGGTTCCCTATGCGGACCTGTCCAACATGGAAATAGGCATGAAG GTTTCCTTGGAGGGTTTGAGGCCCACTATCCCCCCCGGCATCTCACCACACATTTGCAAGCTCATGAAGATCTGCATGAATGAAGATCCAGCTAAGAGGCCTAAGTTTGACATGATTGTGCCAATTCTGGAAAAAATGCAGgacaagtaa
- the rrp8 gene encoding ribosomal RNA-processing protein 8 encodes MFNEEEDWSDDQDAQTQSKIVCKGKEKVNNGTHVKSKLVGKKSLLRTLETLGSIPKWKNSDHQQDSDSENAAEEPSSPTKRKKKRRKKGRHTKTSEEPQENGDLDPSVKEEKPVAKKKSKDNKVVAKKIKTTSAGETKDEEKTKSAKTNLNKTDDAEKLSRQQWRNKMKNKKKCKNKFRENTEEEEKETASADKLKQKEEVKTESSISKNSKKPTAGPKKKSETERKPQKRKQTIEDTGVSCAPEIQKGGKQRTETQTKTKSGYEHAKITADLQQPPNKRLKPELSKEQILKRAKLRKMLQIKEPAQPDQPESPEEPKDEPAAPEEEVKLDRSASLRQRMEQRLESARFRYINEVLYSTSSGDAKRMFKQDPQAFWIYHRGYTTQVKRWPANPVDAIISWIQLKPPSMVVADFGCGDCKIARSVQNKVHSFDLAAACDLVTVCDMANVPLRDGTVDIAVFCLSLMGTNLTDFLAESNRVLKMGGVLKIAEVASRFDNVRSFLTALANMGFRMVSKDTENTHFYSFECVKSGNAPESVKKFGLQLRPCLYKKR; translated from the exons ATGTTTAATGAGGAGGAAGACTGGAGCGATGACCAAGATGCTCAAACTCAGAGTAAAATTGTCTGTAAAGGCAAAGAGAAAGTGAACAACGGCACTCAtgtcaag TCAAAGCTGGTTGGGAAGAAGAGTCTGCTGCGGACCCTGGAAACTCTGGGATCGATACCTAAGTGGAAGAACAGCGACCACCAGCAGGACAGTGACAGTGAGAATGCGGCAGAAGAACCTTCGTCCCCAaccaagagaaagaagaagaggaggaaaaagggaagacaTACAAAGACATCAGAGGAGCCGCAGGAGAATGGAGATTTGGATCCCAGCGTCAAGGAGGAGAAACCTGtggcaaaaaagaaaagtaaagacaACAAAGTTG TCGCAAAGAAGATAAAAACCACGTCTGCAGGCGAGACAAAGGATGAAGAAAAGACCAAATCTGCAAAGACGAACCTAAACAAAACAGACGACGCCGAGAAGCTGAGTAGACAACAATGGAGAAACAAaatgaagaacaagaagaagtgtAAAAATAAATTCCGTGAGAAtacggaggaggaagagaaggaaacagcATCTGCAGATAAACTCAAGCAGAAGGAAGAAGTAAAAACAGAATCATCTATCAGCAAAAACAGTAAGAAACCCACTGCAGgtccaaaaaagaaaagtgagacAGAACGTAAACCACAGAAAAGGAAACAGACTATCGAGGACACTGGTGTATCCTGTGCACCAGAAATACAGAAAGGGGGAAAGCAGCGGACTGAAACACAGACCAAAACAAAGAGTGGTTATGAACACGCTAAGATCACAGCTGATCTGCAGCAGCCACCTAATAAAAGACTGAAACCTGAGCTGAGCAAAGAACAGATTCTGAAACGAGCGAAGCTGCGGAAAATGCTCCAGATTAAAGAACCAGCCCAACCAGATCAACCAGAGAGTCCCGAAGAGCCGAAGGACGAGCCGGCGGccccagaggaggaggtgaagctggACCGCTCCGCCTCCCTCAGGCAGCGCATGGAGCAGCGCCTGGAGTCGGCTCGATTCCGCTACATTAACGAAGTGTTGTACAGCACGTCCAGCGGCGACGCCAAGCGCATGTTCAAGCAGGATCCTCAAGCCTTCTGGATCTACCACAGAGGATACACCACACAGGTCAAGAGGTGGCCCGCCAACCCGGTGGACGCCATCATCTCCTGGATTCAGCTAAA ACCTCCTTCTATGGTGGTTGCAGACTTCGGGTGCGGGGACTGTAAAATCGCTCGCAGCGTGCAGAACAAGGTGCACAGCTTCGACCTGGCAGCTGCCTGTGACCTGGTCACAGTCTGTGACATGGCCAAT gtgcCGCTTCGTGACGGCACTGTGGACATCGCCGTGTTCTGCCTCTCCCTCATGGGGACCAACCTGACGGATTTTCTAGCAGAGTCTAATCGAGTCCTAAAGATGGG AGGTGTGCTTAAAATAGCAGAGGTAGCCAGCAGGTTCGACAACGTGCGGAGCTTCCTCACCGCTCTGGCTAATATGGGATTCAGGATGGTTTCCAAG gaTACGGAGAACACTCATTTTTACTCCTTTGAATGTGTGAAGTCAGGAAATGCTCCAGAAAGTGTGAAGAAGTTTGGACTTCAACTGAGGCCTTGTCTGTACAAGAAGAGATGA